A region of Notolabrus celidotus isolate fNotCel1 chromosome 4, fNotCel1.pri, whole genome shotgun sequence DNA encodes the following proteins:
- the pik3ap1 gene encoding phosphoinositide 3-kinase adapter protein 1, giving the protein MEAPALRSESANPESLPDYGILILHTADAQEWAQYLQQILDSSRKFHEWSILLHAVVPAEELPGNQFEYFQSCKCILLLLTGSLLDMLCDRELQAELQRLLHPPHRVVVLLCGVSEDQVLSDTFEDWLMWRKISAEDEPAVYVSTILDSLNDNRHVEAEQEIEAVAETQFDMTEASPAENLITDKMKKVTSGEQKEHLQEDDELITNNSTNGEINAPGQLTCLTVQPNRVQCREQVNIFIILTHKVQSAPEVEFSSENVSTKRVPGTLENEYTISVSAPDMPAGVMSLTLYVGRSCLSLQPVTYYTAMGEISRLLDNASDPVHFMCQAFNLMSNATESLDNMLTDSLKSRMPGNSLQLFGNKQIEENNMAACQRNEEFPTLLHFAAKYGLKKLTTILLQCPGALQAYSVMNKHGDYPNTLAQKSGFSDLRQFMDEFVETAVMLKSHFEDTVNTEESTADVYELMSDNSRDIIIKYSGCSEDIYESMLDLDPECAEDLYESMNAVDENPQEAMLRKFFQAKQHACANPASFEHLKIKEEEKADQTELDQIEEEEDPYKLVPEDIYDTVDANSTYDPRILNRPPAPIPRPDPDSEPDRPVAYISRVFTEKGPSQQETVEVRCPEAQPDADPLSPDYDPYAGMKTPGQRQLISLQERVKVGEITVNEAVQEFKAWQFDHERRANSIRYQQENLKKLRDSITRRHREREKTGKELDYEISAPLQRNLYWGSNVSLECSVYEPAPRVVAPPPPPPAQAIQRDTWKTGSTSSTSSSESNRLSTHSTFSYSSGTEPDFEDAVENLPPPPRPPRLSDAASFIPPPRIPPRLPERVQEKVNDRYITCPSRAAPQRPTQRVGASAPPIPRRMR; this is encoded by the exons ATGGAGGCACCAGCCTTAAGATCTGAATCAG cTAATCCTGAGTCACTCCCAGATTATGGGATTTTGATTCTGCACACAGCAGATGCACAGGAATGGGCTCAGTATTTACAGCAGATCTTAGATTCCTCCAGAAAATTCCACGAATGGTCGATTCTGCTGCATGCAGTCGTCCCAGCAGAAGAGCTTCCCGGAAATCAGTTTGAATACTTCCAAAGCTGCAAATGTATCCTGCTGCTCCTCACCGGATCCCTCTTAGACATGCTCTGTGACCGAGAGCTGCAGGCAGAACTTCAGAGACTGCTTCATCCTCCACACCGAGTGGTGGTGCTGCTGTGCGGTGTATCAGAGGATCAAGTACTGTCAGATACCTTTGAAGACTGGCTGATGTGGAGAAAGATCTCTGCTGAGGATGAGCCTGCTGTCTATGTCTCCACCATATTGGACTCCCTCAATGACA ACAGACATGTGGAGGCTGAACAGGAGATCGAAGCTGTAGCTGAAACACAGTTTGACATGACAGAAGCCTCTCCAGCTGAAAATCTCATCACTGATAAAATGAAGAAAGTGACGTCTGGAGAGCAAAAggaacatttacaggaagatGACGAACTTATTACCAACAACTCAACAAACGGGGAAATAAATGCGCCTGGCCAGCTCACCTGCCTCACCGTACAACCTAACAGAGTCCAGTGCAGG GAACAGGTGAACATTTTTATCATCCTCACTCATAAAGTACAATCGGCACCTGAGGTGGAGTTTTCATCTGAAAACGTTTCCACTAAAAGAGTTCCTGGCACTCTGGAGAATGAGTATACTATCAGCGTCTCTGCACCCG ATATGCCGGCTGGAGTCATGTCATTAACCTTGTATGTTGGGCGATCCTGCCTCAGCTTACAGCCTGTCACATATTATACTGCTATGGGAGAAATCAGTCGGCTTCTTGACAATGCTTCTGACCCCGTTCACTTCATGTGCCAG GCCTTCAACTTGATGTCCAATGCAACAGAATCACTGGATAACATGCTAACTGACTCGCTAAAGTCTCGGATGCCTGGAAATAGTCTTCAGCTGTTTGGAAACAAACAGATAGAAGAGAACAACATGGCAGCAT GTCAGCGTAATGAGGAGTTCCCCACACTGCTCCACTTTGCTGCAAAGTATGGCCTAAAGAAACTGACCACCATCCTCCTCCAGTGCCCCGGGGCTCTGCAGGCCTACAGTGTGATGAATAAACATGGAGACTACCCCAACACGCTGGCACAGAAGAGTGGCTTCTCTGATCTCAGGCAGTTCATGGATGAATTTGTT GAGACAGCAGTCATGCTCAAGTCTCATTTTGAAGacactgtaaacacagaggagagcaccGCAGACGTGTATGAGTTGATGTCAGATAACTCTCGAGATATCATCATAAAGTACTCAGGTTGTTCAGAGGACATATACGAGTCAATGCTGGATTTAGATCCTGAATGTGCAGAGGACCTAT ATGAGTCGATGAATGCAGTAGATGAGAACCCACAGGAAGCTATGCTGAGGAAGTTCTTCCAAG CGAAACAACATGCTTGTGCAAACCCTGCCAGTTTTGAGCatcttaaaattaaagaagaggagaaagctGATCAAACTGAGTTGGATCAaattgaagaagaggaggatccATACAAACTCGTCCCAGAGGATATCTATGACACTGTGGATGCGAACAGTACTTATGATCCAAGAATCCTGAACCGTCCACCAGCACCCATCCCTAGACCTGATCCTGACTCTGAGCCTGATAGGCCAGTAGCATACATTTCTCGAG tATTTACAGAAAAAGGCCCCTCCCAGCAAGAAACTGTGGAAGTGAGATGTCCTGAAG CCCAGCCGGATGCAGACCCACTCTCTCCTGATTATGACCCTTACGCTGGGATGAAAACACCCGGACAGagacagctcatttctctgcaGGAGCGAGTTAAAGTGGGAGAAATTACTGTGAATGAAGCAGTCCAAGAGTTCAAGGCCTGGCAGTTTGATCACGAGCGGAGGGCCAACTCAATACGCTATCAGCAG GAAAACCTGAAGAAATTACGAGACAGTATCACCAGacgacacagagaaagagagaagactgGAAAGGAGCTCG ATTATGAGATAAGTGCTCCACTGCAGAGGAACTTATACTGGGGCTCCAATGTGTCATTGGAGTGCTCTGTGTACGAGCCAGCACCGCGCGTGGTggctccacctccacctccacctgcacAAGCTATCCAGAGAGACACCTGGAAGACAGGTAGCACGTCCAGCACGTCCA GTAGTGAGAGCAACAGACTCAGCACTCACAGCACCTTTAGCTACAGCAGCGGGACAGAGCCTGACTTTGAG gacGCAGTAGAAAATCTCCCCCCTCCACCTCGACCTCCACGCCTGTCTGATGCTGCTTCCTTCATTCCTCCACCCAGGATTCCTCCACGACTCCCAGAGAG ggtGCAAGAGAAAGTGAACGATCGCTACATCACCTGCCCATCTCGAGCAGCTCCTCAAAGACCAACTCAGAGAGTCGGTGCCTCGGCGCCTCCTATACCTCGCCGAATGCGGTGA